The proteins below are encoded in one region of Halichoerus grypus chromosome X, mHalGry1.hap1.1, whole genome shotgun sequence:
- the KCND1 gene encoding A-type voltage-gated potassium channel KCND1: MAAGVATWLPFARAAAVGWLPLAQQPLPPAPGVKASRGDEVLVVNVSGRRFETWKNTLDRYPDTLLGSSEKEFFYDADSGEYFFDRDPDMFRHVLNFYRTGRLHCPRQECIQAFDEELAFYGLVPELVGDCCLEEYRDRKKENAERLAEDEEAEQAGDGPALPAGSSLRQRLWRAFENPHTSTAALVFYYVTGFFIAVSVIANVVETIPCRGPARRPPREQPCGDRFPLAFFCMDTACVLIFTGEYLLRLFAAPSRCRFLRSVMSLIDVVAILPYYIGLFVPKNEDVSGAFVTLRVFRVFRIFKFSRHSQGLRILGYTLKSCASELGFLLFSLTMAIIIFATVMFYAEKGTNKTNFTSIPAAFWYTIVTMTTLGYGDMVPSTIAGKIFGSICSLSGVLVIALPVPVIVSNFSRIYHQNQRADKRRAQQKVRLARIRLAKSGTTNAFLRYKQNGGLEDSGSGEEQALCVRNRSAFEQQHHHLLHCLEKTTCHEFTDELTFSEALGAVSLGGRTSRSTSVSSQAVGPGGLLSACCPRRAKRRAIRLANSTASVSRGSMQELDTLAGLRRSPAPQSRSSLNAKPHDSLDLNCDSRDFVAAIISIPTPPANTPDESQPSSPGGGGGASSTLRNSSLGTPCLLPETVKISSL; encoded by the exons ATGGCGGCAGGCGTGGCCACGTGGCTGCCTTTCGCGCGGGCGGCCGCGGTGGGCTGGCTGCCCCTGGCCCAGCAACCTCTGCCCCCCGCGCCGGGGGTGAAGGCGTCCCGAGGGGACGAGGTTCTGGTGGTTAACGTGAGCGGCCGGCGCTTCGAGACCTGGAAGAACACGCTGGACCGTTACCCAGACACCCTGCTAGGCAGCTCCGAGAAGGAATTCTTCTATGACGCGGACTCCGGCGAGTACTTCTTCGATCGCGACCCAGACATGTTCCGGCACGTGCTGAACTTCTACCGCACGGGCCGCCTGCACTGCCCGCGGCAGGAGTGCATCCAGGCCTTCGACGAAGAGCTGGCTTTCTACGGCCTGGTGCCCGAGCTCGTGGGCGACTGCTGCCTCGAAGAGTACCGGGACCGCAAGAAGGAGAACGCCGAGCGCCTGGCGGAGGACGAGGAGGCCGAGCAGGCCGGCGATGGCCCGGCCCTGCCGGCCGGCAGCTCCTTGCGGCAGCGGCTCTGGCGGGCCTTCGAGAACCCGCACACGAGCACCGCGGCCCTCGTTTTCTACTACGTAACGGGCTTTTTCATCGCCGTCTCGGTCATCGCCAACGTGGTGGAGACCATCCCGTGCCGCGGCCCCGCGCGGCGGCCCCCGAGGGAGCAGCCCTGCGGCGACCGCTTCCCCCTGGCCTTTTTCTGCATGGACACGGCCTGTGTGCTCATATTCACGGGCGAGTACCTCCTGCGGCTGTTCGCTGCCCCCAGCCGGTGCCGCTTCCTGCGGAGTGTAATGAGCCTTATCGACGTCGTGGCCATCCTGCCCTACTACATCGGGCTTTTCGTGCCCAAGAACGAGGATGTCTCGGGCGCCTTCGTCACCCTGCGTGTGTTCCGGGTGTTCCGCATCTTCAAGTTCTCCAGGCACTCACAGGGCTTGCGGATTCTGGGCTACACCCTCAAGAGCTGTGCCTCTGAGCTCggctttctcctcttttccctcacCATGGCCATCATCATCTTCGCCACTGTCATGTTTTATGCCGAGAAGGGCACAAACAAGACCAACTTTACTAGCATCCCTGCGGCCTTCTGGTATACCATTGTCACCATGACCACACTTGG CTATGGAGACATGGTGCCCAGCACCATTGCTGGCAAGATTTTCGGATCCATCTGCTCCCTCAGCGGTGTCCTGGTCATTGCGCTGCCTGTGCCGGTCATCGTGTCCAACTTTAGCCGCATCTACCACCAGAACCAGCGTGCTGACAAGCGCCGAGCACAGCAG AAGGTGCGCTTGGCAAGGATCCGGTTGGCAAAGAGCGGTACTACCAATGCCTTCCTGCGGTACAAGCAGAACGGGGGccttgag GACAGCGGCAGTGGGGAGGAACAGGCGCTGTGTGTCCGGAACCGGTCTGCTTTCGAGCAACAACATCACCACCTCCTGCACTGTCTAGAGAAGACAACG TGCCATGAGTTCACGGATGAGCTGACTTTCAGCGAGGCTCTGGGCGCTGTCTCACTGGGGGGCCGCACCAGCCGCAGCACCTCTGTGTCCTCTCAGGCAGTGGGGCCCGGCGGCCTGCTGTCCGCCTGCTGCCCCCGCAGGGCCAAGCGCCGTGCCATTCGCCTCGCCAACTCCACGGCCTCGGTCAGTCGCGGCAGCATGCAGGAGCTGGACACACTGGCAGGGCTGCGCAGGAGCCCTGCCCCTCAGAG CCGCTCAAGCCTCAATGCCAAGCCCCATGACAGCCTCGACCTGAACTGCGACAGCCGGGACTTTGTGGCTGCCATCATCAGTATCCCTACCCCTCCTGCCAACACGCCGGACGAGAGCCAACCTTCCtcccctggtggtggtggtggggccaGCAGCACCCTCAGGAACTCCAGCCTGGGCACCCCTTGCCTCCTCCCGGAGACTGTCAAGATCTCTTCCCTGTGA